One segment of Cololabis saira isolate AMF1-May2022 chromosome 9, fColSai1.1, whole genome shotgun sequence DNA contains the following:
- the LOC133451261 gene encoding uncharacterized protein LOC133451261: MDEYNPERDAEDADKLLYADISNITSVFGLDSHPTKVDHCDLLLNAIDAQLDQLQVQLPKCNIISRQHDRSTPAALRWSQPPSKEIGLGRTALNDDPMSGLDLMQMPTMEQKSENKVGHREGPVTHKETNKRLDRITSDKEESQCRTQQVTWRLERLLGGVCEEGKISQQTQSPSDSICTEDFVSRFKEEMVELSLSDGIQQISSEENAETTDESGSDTCLSDQHQPLFERGKSPSDELGQGQHHRKCLSENHDVNMSHLVEDGELEKRSNTPQRSRGNNSGMPVWSFGSLSIESDFDTDSTDRIRKHTDKLTSWNSLLQCVTDMKDHRSNQNDPDTPTQAESEALAAQGEQALTA, translated from the exons ATGGATGAATACAACCCAGAGAGAGACGCAGAGGACGCTGACAAACTTCTTTATGCTG ATATCAGTAACATAACCAGTGTGTTTGGATTGGACTCCCACCCTACCAAAGTGGACCACTGTGACCTCCTCCTAAATGCAATTGATGCACAGCTTGATCAGCTGCAG GTGCAGCTTCCAAAATGTAATATAATTTCCAGACAGCACGATCGCAGCACTCCAG CTGCTCTTAGGTGGAGCCAACCTCCAAGCAAAGAAATAGGCCTCGGAAGAACAGCATTAAATGATGATCCTATGTCCGGTCTTGATTTGATGCAGATGCCAACGATGGAGCAGAAGTCTG AGAATAAGGTGGGCCACAGAGAGGGTCCTGTCACTCACAAGGAAACCAATAAAAGACTTGACAGAATCACTAGTGACAAAGAAGAAAGTCAGTGCCGGACGCAACAGGTCACCTGGAGACTTGAGAGGCTGCTCGGAGGCGTCTGTGAGGAAGGAAAGATTTCACAGCAAACACAGTCTCCTTCAGACAGTATCTGCACTGAGGACTTTGTCAGCCGCTTTAAAGAGGAGATGGTGGAGCTGTCTTTGTCAGACGGTATCCAACAAATAAGCAGTGAAGAAAACGCAGAGACAACAGACGAGTCTGGCAGTGACACTTGCCTAAGTGATCAACATCAGCCACTTTTTGAGAGAGGAAAATCACCATCAGACGAGCTTGGTCAAGGACAGCATCACAGAAAGTGTCTGTCTGAAAACCATGACGTAAATATGTCGCACTTAGTTGAAGATGGAGAATTAGAAAAGAGAAGCAATACACCACAGAGGTCTAGAGGCAACAACAGCG GAATGCCTGTGTGGAGTTTTGGGAGTTTGTCTATTGAAAGTGACTTTGATACGGATTCCACTGATCGCATCAGAAAGCACACTGACAAGCTGACGA GTTGGAATTCTCTCCTTCAGTGTGTCACGGACATGAAGGACCATCGCTCCAACCAGAATGACCCTGATACACCCACACAGGCAGAGAGTGAAGCTCTGGCTGCACAAGGTGAGCAAGCTCTGACCGCGTAA
- the osbp2b gene encoding oxysterol-binding protein 2 isoform X4 translates to MNAQGCIYDDSGDEEPTSQSDRSEIQGTLKILVSKLDDLSTCNDLIAKHGAALQRSLSELEGLKVPVEGGEKIKAVNERATLFRITSNAMINACRDFLDLAETHSRKWQRALQYEREQRTHLEETIEQLAKQHNSLERAWREAPTLVSSAPSAPITNKGGERSKKEEASDEDEDTEYFDAMEDSPAFITVTASESTQHRRSQSNLSGASGGQASDWNQDDHMSPSYNDVSGKELQPRRERRTHIPDKPNYSLNLWSIMKNCIGKELSKIPMPVNFNEPLSMLQRLTEDLEYHELLDKAARCDSSLEQMCLVAAFSVSSYSTTVHRTAKPFNPLLGETYELDRLEEFGYRSLCEQVSHHPPAAAHHVISQKGWTLWQEITIASKFRGKYLSIMPLGAIHLQFHSSGNHYVWRKVTSTVHNIIVGKLWIDQSGDIEIVNHRTKETCQLKFSPYSYFSRDVPRKVTGVVADGAGQAHYILSGTWDDKIESAKIIQSSRGGSGSEGKQKTVYQTLSPKLLWKKYALPENAENMYYFSALALTLNEGEEGVAGTDSRLRPDQKLMEDGRWDEANSEKQRLEEKQRAVRRRREAEASEMLDEECEYDSGKDYEGYQPLWFHQRRDSITGETNFVFKGGYWEAKESQDWGMCPDIF, encoded by the exons ATGAATGCCCAGGGATGTATATATG ATGACTCGGGGGACGAAGAGCCAACATCCCAGTCAGACCGCAGCGAGATACAGGGCACCCTAAAGATACTTGTCAGCAAACTTGATGACCTCAGCACATGTAATGACCTAATCGCCAAGCACGGAGCAGCCCTGCAGCGCTCCCTGAGTGAACTTGAAGGCCTCAAAGTCCCTGTAGAAGGTGGAGAGAAGATCAAGGCAGTGAACGAGCGAGCCACCCTCTTCCGCATCACTTCCAATGCTATGATCAAT GCGTGTCGAGACTTCTTGGACCTCGCTGAGACTCACAGCAGGAAGTGGCAGCGGGCACTGCAGTATGAGCGAGAGCAGCGTACCCACCTAGAGGAGACGATTGAACAACTCGCCAAACAGCATAACAGCCTGGAGCGAGCGTGGCGAGAAGCACCCACGCTCGTTTCCAGCGCTCCCAGTGCCCCAATCACCAACAAGG GAGGTGAAAGGtcgaaaaaagaagaagcaagtgatgaagatgaagatacTGAGTATTTTGATGCCATGGAGGACTCCCCTGCATTTATCACAGTAACTGCCAGTGAGAGCACACAGCACAG ACGATCTCAGAGTAATTTGAGTGGAGCAAGTGGCGGCCAGGCCAGTGACTGGAACCAGGACGACCAT ATGTCTCCAAGCTACAATGACGTGTCAGGAAAGGAGCTGCAGCCCCGCAGAGAGAGGCGGACCCATATCCCAGACAAGCCCAATTACTCCCTCAATTTGtggagcatcatgaagaactgCATTGGCAAAGAGCTCTCTAAAATCCCCATGCCT GTAAACTTCAATGAGCCTTTGTCGATGCTGCAGCGTCTGACTGAAGACTTGGAGTATCATGAGCTCCTCGACAAAGCAGCACGCTGCGACTCTTCCCTGGAACAGATGTGCCTGGTCGCTGCCTTCTCAGTGTCCTCCTACTCCACCACAGTCCACCGgacagccaagcccttcaacccgCTCCTGGGCGAGACCTATGAGCTCGATCGCCTGGAGGAGTTTGGCTACCGCTCACTGTGTGAGCAG GTGAGCCATCACCCCCCTGCAGCTGCACATCATGTGATTTCCCAAAAAGGCTGGACCTTGTGGCAGGAAATTACAATTGCCAGCAAGTTCCGGGGCAAATACCTCTCCATTATGCCTTTGG GTGCCATTCACCTGCAGTTCCACTCCAGTGGAAACCACTATGTCTGGAGAAAGGTCACCTCCACGGTGCACAACATCATTGTGGGCAAACTGTGGATTGACCAG TCAGGGGACATTGAGATCGTGAATCACAGGACCAAAGAGACCTGCCAGCTCAAGTTCTCTCCCTACAGTTATTTCTCCAGAGATGTTCCACGCAAG GTGACAGGGGTGGTGGCGGACGGCGCAGGCCAGGCTCATTACATCCTCTCCGGTACATGGGATGATAAAATAGAGAGTGCCAAAATCATTCAGAGCAGTCGAGGGGGGAGCGGATCAGAGGGCAAGCAGAAGACAGTCTATCAAACGTTGTCCCCCAAACTGCTGTGGAAGAAATACGCTCTACC GGAAAACGCTGAGAACATGTACTACTTCTCAGCTTTGGCTTTAACCCTGAACGAGGGTGAGGAAGGAGTGGCGGGGACCGACAGCCGCCTGAGGCCAGACCAGAAGCTGATGGAGGACGGCCGATGGGATGAAGCAAACTCAGAAAAACAGAGGCTGGAGGAGAAACAAAGAGCTGTGAGAAGGAGGAGGGAAGCGGAGGCCTCAGAGATGCTGGATGAAG AGTGTGAATATGACTCTG GTAAAGATTATGAAGGCTACCAGCCGTTGTGGTTTCACCAGAGGAGGGACTCGATCACTGGAGAAACGAACTTTGTTTTCAAGGGCGGATACTGGGAGGCAAAGGAGAGCCAGGACTGGGGCATGTGTCCTGACATCTTCTAA